In Pyramidobacter piscolens W5455, the genomic window GCACGGAGGCGCCGCCGGCGGCGATCATCGTCACCGCGTAGGCCAGCCACATCGGCTGCGCGTTCAGCGCCGCGGCCGCCGTCGCCACGGCCCCCAGCGAACCGACCATGGCCACGTCGACGATATTCACCAGCGTGAACATCACGTTTTCGAAAACAGCCGGCAGCGCCAGACGGATCACCCGCCTCAACGTGCCCCGACGTTTTTCTTCCATGCCCTCCCCGTCCCTTCGCGCTCACTTTACCAGCTTTGCGGCGTTTTTGCAAAAAGAAAAATGAAAGGCACTTTTTAATAAAACAGATACGGCGAGCCGCGTTCCACGCGGGGCGCACGATACGAAAAAAGCCGGCGGTCGCTCCGATCGCCGGCTTTTTTCGTATCGTTTTTTTCGCGGCGGGCTCTATTCGCCTTCGCCTTCTTCGATGTGGATCGTCCTCAGCTCGTAGTCCAACGAGCCCATGCCGATCTTCGCGCCGTGCTCGAACTGGGCGTGCGGCGCGGCGGCCGGATGAAGAAGCTGGAACTTGTCGTCGCCTTCGTGGAAATGATGTTCTTCCACAGCCGACCCCGAAGCGGCCATGACCATGTCGTAGCAGGCTTTGTCAAGCGCCACGGGATCGGTGCTGGCGGCGATGCCGATGTTGGGGACGATGGGAGTGTCGCTCCAGCCGCAGCAGTCGCACAGCGGCGTGATGTCCATCATGACGTTGATGAACAGCGGGCGTGTTTTGTCTTTGATCGCGCCCCAGGCGTACTCGGCCATGCGGCAGTTGAAGCTCGACTTGTCCTCGTCGGCCGTCCAGATCATGCCGACGGCCTGGGTGGGACAGACGGTCATGCACTCGCAGCATCCCAAACACGGTTCGGCGTGGATATGCGACGTCGTTTTGCCGGCGGCGTCCTTCTCCATCGTGATGGCGTGCCCGGGGCAGTTGCGGAAGCAGCGTCCGCAGCCGATGCACTTTTCCTCGTCGACTTCGAGATGGACGGCGTGCTGGGCCTTTTTGCCGCGGGCCGGCGCGCAGCCCATGGCGAGGTTCTTGATCGTGCCGCCGTAGCCGGCCGCCACATGTCCCTTGAAGTGCGAGACGACGATGAGCGCGTCGGCTTCGGCGACGGCGGACGAGACTTCGACCTTTTGGAAGTACTGGCCGTCGATCTCCACCTCGCGGAAATCGTTGCTCTTCAGGCCGTCGGCGATGATCAGCGGCGCTCCGGTGACTTCGTAGCCGAAGCCGTTCTCGATGGCGGTGATCAGGTGATCGACGGAATTCTTGCGGCTGCCCACGTAGAGCGTGTTGCTGTCGACGAGAAACGGCTTGCCGCCGCACTTCTTGACCTCGTCCACGACGGCGCGGATAAAGATGGGGCGCAGATAGGTGTCGTTGCCTTTCTCGCCAAAGTGCAACTTTACGGCCGTGAGCGCGTCCTTGGCGACGGTCTTTTTGAAATCCACGGCCTCGACGGCCTTTTTCAGCACGTCCACCTTGCTGACGCCGGACGTAAAGGGCGCGAACCAGACGATCGACTTTTTATTTCCCATTGTGAAAATCCCCCCTGCGAATTTTTTCACCGGAACGGCTCCCCCCGGAACCTCCCGCGGCTGTTCGACGAAAGTTTACCACATGAAGCGAACTCCAAGTCAAGCGGGCACTTAAAATAGGCGATTTTACCGATTCGCATTCTCGGACATATTGGCTTATAATTTCTCAATGAGACCTATCAGGATTCAAGGAGTGTTGCCGATGAAAAAAATCTTCCCGTTCGCCGCCGCGCTTTTGTTCGCGTGCGCTTTCGTCCGGCCGGCCGGAGCCGTCGACGCGCTGTCGGTCGTCACCGGCGGCGCGGAGCCCGCCGAAGGGGCGGCGTCCGCCGACCAGACCGCCGCCAAAGACGAAATCCCCCAGCCCTACGTCCCTTCCGCCGCCGATGCGGAAGCCTGCAACAAGCGCCTCGCCGAGGTCGAACGGCTTTTCGCCGAATGGGAACACCTCACCACCGACGAAGCCGCCGCCCGTTTCGGCGTCACCGCCGAAGACGTCACCCGCCGCATTGAGACCCTGACGCTGCTCAAAAACGCTTACCCGCGCATCATCAACGCCATCAGCCGCAAAAAGCAGGACGACGCCGATCTGGCCCGACAGAAGGGCGACACCAGTTCGCCCGAACTGTCGCTGAACGACAAACCGCCTTACAAGCTCAGCTACTACGATTCCTACATCGGCAACCTCGACGATATCCGCAAACAAATCGACGACGCCAAAGAAAGTCTGGCGCGTTTCGACTCGTACGCCGCGGCCTCGCAAAAGCTCGTCGAGGAGCGCGAAGCGTCGTGGCGTCTTGCCCGCGACAACTACCAGAAAGACCAGAATCAGAAAACTTCCTGGCAGCTTCAGGGCGCCGCGTATCTGCTGGAAAGCGCCCGGACCCAGCTGATTCTCGACGGTTTCGAAAAAGAACGCGCCGCTACCGCCCTCGCGAAATACGAGCTGCAGTATCAGCGCCGCGGCTATCTGCAAAAATATATCCGCGAGAACCTCGACCTGAGCGCGGAGGGTTTCGCCGCCCAGATCGCCGCGCTGAACGCCGAGATCAAAAAGCTGGAAGACTCGCGTCCGGCCTTGAACCGCCAGCTCAAACAGGCGGAAGCCGCCGCCGAGACCGCCGAGATGAGATACGCCGCCGTCGCCGACGACAAAGACAAAGGCGCCGCCCAACTGGAAATGAGCTATCGCACCGCCGAGCGCGACCGCTACCGCCTGCAGCTCGAACAGCTTCAGGAGACGCTGGTGCTCTACGCCGAGCGCAAGCGCCTGTGGACTCTGCGCTACGACCTGGGCCGTGGCGCCGTCGACGAAACGACCATTCCCGCCGTCGTCAAAAACATGAACGCCGAAATCAAAACCCTCGAAAACAACCTGCTCGACGTACAGAAGGATCTGCTCTCGCTGCAGAGCCGCCAGTCCGCTATCAGCAAGATGCTCGACAGCGAAATGACCGAGGCCAAATATCTGCCGGGGCTGAAAAAATACAGCTCCGCCGTGCAGGCCTCTATCGACAGCTGCCTCAGTTACACCGCCGCCGTCATCTCGCTGTCCGCGCAGGAACGCGCTTTCGTCGGCGAACTGCAGGAGACCTACAAGACCGTGTCCACCTTCGACAAGATCCACGCCTTCTGGAAAACGCACGCCGCCACGCTGCTGAACACCGAACTGTGGCAGAGCGGCGGCTACGCCGTGCGCCTCAAGGAATTTCTGATCGCGCTCGCCATCATCGTCTTCGGCACGTGGGGGGCCCGCAAACTGGTGCACATGTTCTCGTGGGTCGTGGGCAAATATTTCAAGTTCGACGAGACCAGCCGCCGCACCTTCGACCGTTTCGTGTTCTACCTCGCCGGCATCGCCATCTTCCTGACGGCGCTGCACATCGTCGGCATCCCGCTGACGGCCTTCGCGTTCCTCGGCGGCGCCGTCGCCATCGCCATCGGTTTCGGCGCTCAGAACATGTTCAAGAACCTCATGGGCGGCATCCTGCTGACGCTCAACCGCCCCTTCCGCATCGGCGACGTCATCGAAGTGGCCGGCGTCTCCGGCACCGTCACCGACCTGGGCGTGCGCTCCACACTGATCCGCACGTTCGACGAAAAGGAAGTCGTCGTCCCCAACAGCCAGCTGCTCGACAACCAGCTCATCAACTGGAGCCTGTCCGACGCGCTGCTGCGGGTCAGCGTCGATTTCGGCGTCGAGTACGGCACGCCGGCGAAGAAAGTCAAGGACGTGGTCCTGCGCATCGCCGACGCCAACCCCAAGATCCTCAAGAATCCCGCTCCGTGGGTCTATTTCGCCGATTTCGGCGACAGTGAGCTCAACTTCTCGCTTTACTTCTGGGTCAACCAGAAGATCGCCAGCGGCATGAAAGTCAGCAGCGAACTCCGCGAGGCCATCCAGGAAGTCTTCGCGCAGGAAGGGTTGCGCATGGCCTACCCGCACATGGACGTGAGCATTTCCAGCGCCGGCGAAAAACAGCGAACATTACAGTCGCAGAATCTTTAACACAAAAATGCAGACAGTCCATCAGAGCCCCGGGACTGTCTGCATTTTTATATCATGCTATTTCTTAATTGAAAGGCTGACTCTTGCGGCACTCCGAGGGAGAGCCGCAAAGCGAGTTGCGCAGACCGCGGAGCGGTCCAGTATGTTCGAGCGGCTGGACTCCCCCGGAGCGCCCCGCGAGCTCTGTTGATTCTTTATTATCAAGAAATGGCATCACAAGCAGGGGTGTGTCCGTTCATGCCTGCCTTATTTTCCTTATCCATTATCCCCGCCGCTCGAGCTTTTCGGCGACGGTTCAGATTCATTCGCTCCTTCCGAAGCGGCGCGCGGCGAAAAAAACACGTCCAGCACCGACGTGAAGGAACGAATATCAGAGTTCATGCCATCGTGCAACCAGTACATAAAAAATCCCATCAATACATGCTCATAGAATGAAACCAGCGTTGTGCGATCCTTTTCATAAAAGGGATGGTTCTGCTGCTTTTCCCGTACGAATCGCGCGGCACCGTGCTTCACAAACGTCTCAATATCCCGCATCAGGATCGTCTTGTAGACCGAGTGAAAAATCCGCAGAATCTCTCTGCGATGGGCCAAACAATTGCTCACCAGCGACGCCACGCTGTCGTACAGGCCGTTTAGTTCGCGGTCCTCGCCGACAGGCGCCAGCCATTCCTTCAGTACCGCTTCCATCAGCGATTGAATGCTGTCGTAGTAATAATAAAAGGTGTTGCGGCTGATCTCGCAGCGATCGGTAATGTTCTTCACCGTAAGCTTGCCGTAATTGGTCTCCTTAAGGATCTGCACGAACGTATCGTGAATCGCTTTCTCTGTGTAATTAATCATGGCTGCACCTCCGCTCACTTGCCATGAGCAGTCTCCGCTGCCCCGTTTCGAAGCGCTCAGTAGCGGCTCTCTCTCCCTGCAGAAGGTCTTGTACCGTGGCACGAACTCAATAAAATCTATTGTACTGTCTGAAGACCGGTTTATGTCATCCGTAAAAACTACAGTTAACTTTTTTCGGAACTCTCCACGAAATTCGCTCGCTCTTTCCTGATAAAAAACGATCCCTGAAAATATTTCCTGCTTTCCGTGGAACAAAGAAGGCGGCCCGTTTCGGGCCGCCTTCTTTCCTTTACCGCATTCCGCCTCGCGGAACACAGTAAGAAAGCTCGTTGATTCAGTTTAGAAGTTCAGGAATGTGCGGAAACGGACCAGATTGTTATCGTACGTCGGATCAACCGTAGTGCCGTTCATGCGGCCGTCGAAATCGGTGTAGTCAAGATAGAAGGCCAGGTTCGGGCTGTACTGATAACCAACGCCGACGGTCCACTCCTTGGCGTCTCCGTAGTCGTCCATATCGTACTTTCCATAACGCTCGTACGTGCTGAATTTCGCGCCCCACATCTGGACAGCGGAAACCTTCCAGACTTCAAGATCTTCGGCGATGGGCGAAGAGCCGCTGATTTTGTTGATGTCGAAATTGGTGTTCAGCGTGAAGGGAGCGGCGCCGTTCTGATAGATCCAGCCCTTGTCATACTGCATGTACTCGGCGCGCAGGTCGGTGAATTTCAGCACGTCCTGGCTGACGTCGAGGATGACCTTCCAGGCCTTGGGATCATCGTCAACAGCGTCGTCGATATCTTCCATGAAGTAAGCGCCGCTGAGCTTCAGTCCCTGGCCGAAGTTGAAACCGAGTCCGAACCAATAAGCATCCATATTCAGGTCCTTGGCGTCCCCCGTGCCGTCGCCGTTGAACCAATAGCCGTTGGCGCTGACGAAGAAACGTTCGCTCTCGTACTTCAGGCGGGCTCCGTAAACTTCGTCGCCGACGTTGTCGGTGTAAACGCCCTTATCGCCCGCTCCGACGTTGCTGGCGGCAAAGCCCTCGACGGTGAGGCCGCCACGGTTGTACTTCAGATCGGCGCCGCGGATCGTGGTATCGAAGAAGTTGGATTCGTCATCCCACATCGGCGTGGTCACATGCAGGCCGTCTTCGTTTTCCCAGTCGTTGGCGAAAGCGCCCAGCTTGGCAGTCAGCCCTTCGGCGCCGAACAGATCCTTGACGGTGACCCAGTAGCGGTCGATCTTATCGTCGTGCCAACGCATTTCAAAGCTCACGCCGTCAGACAGATCCTTGTGCATGAACAGACGGGCACGGTTGTACTGGAAGCCGTCGTCCATCACGCCGGAACCGCCGTCGTTATCCCAACCGTGATAGTCGAAGCGCAGCTGCCCCCAGATCCTCAGGCCGCCGAGGCCCTTCTCAAGCGCGGAGAGGCGGCTGTCGAAGCCGTCCACTTTCACGCCCAGCGCTTCCAGCTCGGGCTGGAACTCCACCACCAGCGCCTTGAGTTTCTCCAGGTCTTCGCCGCTCAGGCCGCCCGTAGCCATCATGCGCGCCACCATCGTCGCGATCTCGTAGCGGGTCATGGCGCGGTTGCCCTTGAACGTGCCGTTCGGATAACCTTCCAGGATGCCCTTCGCGCTCAGCTGCTCCACGGCGTCGTACGCCCAGTGGTTCATCGGCACGTCGCTGAACGGATTCGCGGCGAACGCGGGCGCGGCTACGGCCGCCAGCGACGCGGCGGCCACTACGGCGAGCATTTTCTTCATACTCATAAAAAATCTCCTCCTGAAACGAATGATTGGCGACGCCTTATGGCGTCTCTTCCCGGCCGAGAACGGACCGTCAGGAAAGAGTTCGCAAAAAGCTTTCGGAAGGAGTGGCCTCGTTTCCTCATTCCTCTTCGCTCTTTTCCGTCTCGTTCCTCCGAGTCTTCCCCGGACCGTGAAACCGTGTTCTCTATCGTGCAGGAAACCATCCTTTTCCATGATTTCCCTGAACGCAGTCCTACTCGCAGCTGGAAGTCTCTTTTCGTTCGAGATATTTCACGTGCTTTTTCAGCATGCGGCGTTCGGCTTTCAAGTTTCTGATGCTGGCCTTCAGACAGCGGTTTTCCACTTTCAAGCGTTCCAGCTCGCCCATGGGCGGGCTTTCCTTATGGCTGCGCCCCGTTCCGCGAAGATCGTCGAGACCGCGCTCGCCGTATTTGCGGAACTTGCTGACCCAAGAATATACCTGACCATAACTGACGCCGTACTTGCGAATGGCTTGAAGGTAGTCGGCGCCGTGATCAATGCAATAGTTCACGATCTCCAGTCGCTGCTCTTTGCTCGTCTGTTTTACCCCGCTCATGGAAATTCCTCCTCGGCTCATCGGGAAAGGCTTGCAAAAGACCGAAAATTTCTTTCCAGAATCGCTGTGGAATTTCGTCCGACGCGCGGCCTTCGTGCCCGAAAGCCGCACCGGTCCCTCTGCGAACCGGCGCTCAGCCTCGCCGTTCACAAAACAGAACTCTCAAGGCTTTCTGAAAACATTTTACGAAACCCGCGTCTTTTCTCAATGTCAGTAATTGAAAGTGACCATTTTTTGTTCACTTCTAAAAAGCTGTATAGAATTTAATGATTTTTAAACGGCGGGAACTGTCCGACCGGGCAAAGGCGTCGCCGCGCGCTTTTTGCGGCACGGGCGCCGGCGCGGCATTTTCAATGGCGCTTTTCGATTGAAAATCAGCGTCAGGCGCAAGGCCCGGTGCCGTACTCCAAGCTCAAGGGACTCGCTCCGCAGGGGACAAAAGAGCGCGGGATGCCGACGAATCCTGATTCGTCGGCATCCCGCGCTCTTTTGTCCTTCGTTTCGCCACTCCGGATGGTCATACGCTACGGCAATTCCCCGTGAGGGATCAGCGAGCGGTGGATCTTCGCCACGATCTTGCGGATCCGCCGCGGCGTCCCCGGCGCCACGCAGGGACGATGGGCGTCTTCGGGGAAGAAGACGGCGAACATGCCGCCCGTGCAGTCCAGCACCAGCCCTTCGCCGCGGAAGAACTGGATGTCGCGCTTTTCGTCGTACTCCCCAAGCGGCGTCACCCGGCCCAGCGGCGCGCAGCCGATCAGTTCGTCTCCGGCGATCGTCATCTGCACGTCCACGAACTCGCGGTGCGCCTCGAAAAGCGCCTGCTCGAGCGGCTTCGTCTCCGGCTCGTCGATGGAAAACCACGCCTTGCCGGGGATCAGCTCCGTCCTGCCGGCCGGCAAATCTTTCAGATCGGCGCGGGCCAGCTGGCGCACGGCCCAGGCGAAGACCTCGCCGAGGCCGCCGTAATTCCCCGCGTCGTCGATATGCGCGTAAATCATAGACTCCCTCTCCTTCGGATAAAAACGCCGTTTATTTGAAACTGTCGAAAAGCGCCTTCACCTCGTAGCCGGCCACCCGGCGCGAGGCGAAAGAATCGTACAGGCGCATGGACGCTTCTTCGAGCGCCGCGGGGCGCACGCCGATGCGGATCGATTCGCGCGCTTCGATGTAGGCCGACAGCTTGTCGCAAACTTCGATGACGCGGCCGTCGACGGGGTCCATCTCGTCGCGCCCCTCGGCGCCGGCGAGGTCGCGGCCGATGATGCGCACGCGGCCGTTCGTGCGGACGCGGTTTTCGAACTCGTCCATGACCATGTAGAGCACGTCGTCGCGCCACGCCGGCGGCAACAACGGGAACAGGTTCTCTTCGACGCCGCGGCGTTCCAGCTTTTTGACCAGCTCGTCGAGCCCCTTGACGGAGCGCTTCACGGGCGAAATGATGTCGCGCGTCAGCACCTCGGGCAGGTCGTGGAAGAGGCCGCCGTAAAAGTCGTTGCGCCGCCGCCGCGCGCCCGCGCCGATTTCGAGCGAGATGAGCCAGCTCAGCAGCGCGACCACGAGCAGATGGCCGAGCACCGACGTGGGCGGCAGGCGCTGGATCTGCGCCCAGCGTTTCTGGAACTGCAGCTGCCCGACGAGGCTGATCAGGTCGTTGAAGGCGCCGCCCTCCGACGAAAGGATGTCGCTCACCGCGGCCAGATCGCGGTATTTTTCGATCTCGCCCATGATCTCTTCGCGCGTTTTTTCGATGCCGTACAGCGGCTTGCTCCAATAGTAGATGAAGCCGAACTCCCAGCGCGTGGCGATATAGTGTGCGGCGCCGAGGATGCGGTCTTCGAGGCTGTCGGGCTCCGAGCCGAGATAGGCGCGGCACTGCTCGCACAGCGGATAATCGAGCGGCGACAACAGCGGCTCGAGCTGGGCGTAGACCCAATCGTTGAGCTGACGCTGCTGCGCACGGTCCTGCATGAGGCGGTGGAAGACGGGCGGCTTGATGTCGGTGACGAGCACGCGGTGCAAAAAGCTGAACGCGCCGTTGGCGATGAGCCGGTTCCAATCGACGGCGCGGCCGCGGTCCTCCTCGGCGCGGGCGATGAAATAGGCGATCATCGCCTTGTGCGCCTGCTTGTCGATCTCGGTGAACTGGGCCGTGCGCGGATGGTCGTTCCAACGCTCGATGCTCGATGCGGAAAAAATCAATTCCATCAGGCCTTTTGAAATCATGAAACGTTCGTCCCTCCTTCAGCGGGGATTCCGCACCGATTATAATGGATGGCGCCGTTTTATGACAGCCCGCCCCGTCTTCATGTATTATAATAAAGGATCTTCGAAACCGCGCTCTCTTTCCGAGGGCGAACAGGAGGTTTGACCATGAAAAAAATCATTCGGACGCTTCTGGCGTTTCTGGTGCTCGCAGTCCTGCCGCTGACGGCGGCCGCCGAGCCGCCGGTTTCCGCCGCGGAGCAGGCGGCGGAGAAATTCTTTTTGGCCCGCAACTGGAAGTCCGTCGAAACGTTGCTCGAACAGCGGGAAAAGCTCTCGCCCCGCGCCCTGTCGTTGGCGGCGAACGCGCTCTGGTACCAGTCGCGCTGGGGCGACGCTCTGGAACTGATGGAACAGATCGGCAGCCGCTATCCC contains:
- a CDS encoding DUF362 domain-containing protein; amino-acid sequence: MGNKKSIVWFAPFTSGVSKVDVLKKAVEAVDFKKTVAKDALTAVKLHFGEKGNDTYLRPIFIRAVVDEVKKCGGKPFLVDSNTLYVGSRKNSVDHLITAIENGFGYEVTGAPLIIADGLKSNDFREVEIDGQYFQKVEVSSAVAEADALIVVSHFKGHVAAGYGGTIKNLAMGCAPARGKKAQHAVHLEVDEEKCIGCGRCFRNCPGHAITMEKDAAGKTTSHIHAEPCLGCCECMTVCPTQAVGMIWTADEDKSSFNCRMAEYAWGAIKDKTRPLFINVMMDITPLCDCCGWSDTPIVPNIGIAASTDPVALDKACYDMVMAASGSAVEEHHFHEGDDKFQLLHPAAAPHAQFEHGAKIGMGSLDYELRTIHIEEGEGE
- a CDS encoding mechanosensitive ion channel domain-containing protein, with translation MKKIFPFAAALLFACAFVRPAGAVDALSVVTGGAEPAEGAASADQTAAKDEIPQPYVPSAADAEACNKRLAEVERLFAEWEHLTTDEAAARFGVTAEDVTRRIETLTLLKNAYPRIINAISRKKQDDADLARQKGDTSSPELSLNDKPPYKLSYYDSYIGNLDDIRKQIDDAKESLARFDSYAAASQKLVEEREASWRLARDNYQKDQNQKTSWQLQGAAYLLESARTQLILDGFEKERAATALAKYELQYQRRGYLQKYIRENLDLSAEGFAAQIAALNAEIKKLEDSRPALNRQLKQAEAAAETAEMRYAAVADDKDKGAAQLEMSYRTAERDRYRLQLEQLQETLVLYAERKRLWTLRYDLGRGAVDETTIPAVVKNMNAEIKTLENNLLDVQKDLLSLQSRQSAISKMLDSEMTEAKYLPGLKKYSSAVQASIDSCLSYTAAVISLSAQERAFVGELQETYKTVSTFDKIHAFWKTHAATLLNTELWQSGGYAVRLKEFLIALAIIVFGTWGARKLVHMFSWVVGKYFKFDETSRRTFDRFVFYLAGIAIFLTALHIVGIPLTAFAFLGGAVAIAIGFGAQNMFKNLMGGILLTLNRPFRIGDVIEVAGVSGTVTDLGVRSTLIRTFDEKEVVVPNSQLLDNQLINWSLSDALLRVSVDFGVEYGTPAKKVKDVVLRIADANPKILKNPAPWVYFADFGDSELNFSLYFWVNQKIASGMKVSSELREAIQEVFAQEGLRMAYPHMDVSISSAGEKQRTLQSQNL
- a CDS encoding TetR/AcrR family transcriptional regulator translates to MINYTEKAIHDTFVQILKETNYGKLTVKNITDRCEISRNTFYYYYDSIQSLMEAVLKEWLAPVGEDRELNGLYDSVASLVSNCLAHRREILRIFHSVYKTILMRDIETFVKHGAARFVREKQQNHPFYEKDRTTLVSFYEHVLMGFFMYWLHDGMNSDIRSFTSVLDVFFSPRAASEGANESEPSPKSSSGGDNG
- a CDS encoding porin; the protein is MSMKKMLAVVAAASLAAVAAPAFAANPFSDVPMNHWAYDAVEQLSAKGILEGYPNGTFKGNRAMTRYEIATMVARMMATGGLSGEDLEKLKALVVEFQPELEALGVKVDGFDSRLSALEKGLGGLRIWGQLRFDYHGWDNDGGSGVMDDGFQYNRARLFMHKDLSDGVSFEMRWHDDKIDRYWVTVKDLFGAEGLTAKLGAFANDWENEDGLHVTTPMWDDESNFFDTTIRGADLKYNRGGLTVEGFAASNVGAGDKGVYTDNVGDEVYGARLKYESERFFVSANGYWFNGDGTGDAKDLNMDAYWFGLGFNFGQGLKLSGAYFMEDIDDAVDDDPKAWKVILDVSQDVLKFTDLRAEYMQYDKGWIYQNGAAPFTLNTNFDINKISGSSPIAEDLEVWKVSAVQMWGAKFSTYERYGKYDMDDYGDAKEWTVGVGYQYSPNLAFYLDYTDFDGRMNGTTVDPTYDNNLVRFRTFLNF
- a CDS encoding helix-turn-helix domain-containing protein; this translates as MSGVKQTSKEQRLEIVNYCIDHGADYLQAIRKYGVSYGQVYSWVSKFRKYGERGLDDLRGTGRSHKESPPMGELERLKVENRCLKASIRNLKAERRMLKKHVKYLERKETSSCE
- a CDS encoding YhcH/YjgK/YiaL family protein translates to MIYAHIDDAGNYGGLGEVFAWAVRQLARADLKDLPAGRTELIPGKAWFSIDEPETKPLEQALFEAHREFVDVQMTIAGDELIGCAPLGRVTPLGEYDEKRDIQFFRGEGLVLDCTGGMFAVFFPEDAHRPCVAPGTPRRIRKIVAKIHRSLIPHGELP
- a CDS encoding HD domain-containing protein, encoding MISKGLMELIFSASSIERWNDHPRTAQFTEIDKQAHKAMIAYFIARAEEDRGRAVDWNRLIANGAFSFLHRVLVTDIKPPVFHRLMQDRAQQRQLNDWVYAQLEPLLSPLDYPLCEQCRAYLGSEPDSLEDRILGAAHYIATRWEFGFIYYWSKPLYGIEKTREEIMGEIEKYRDLAAVSDILSSEGGAFNDLISLVGQLQFQKRWAQIQRLPPTSVLGHLLVVALLSWLISLEIGAGARRRRNDFYGGLFHDLPEVLTRDIISPVKRSVKGLDELVKKLERRGVEENLFPLLPPAWRDDVLYMVMDEFENRVRTNGRVRIIGRDLAGAEGRDEMDPVDGRVIEVCDKLSAYIEARESIRIGVRPAALEEASMRLYDSFASRRVAGYEVKALFDSFK